A single Cannabis sativa cultivar Pink pepper isolate KNU-18-1 chromosome 7, ASM2916894v1, whole genome shotgun sequence DNA region contains:
- the LOC133029317 gene encoding uncharacterized protein LOC133029317: MPCIFPAGVIARWEAAGDDQANYQWDEGILDLIRGDESQFLASWKNKERIYMALYFDGAKHWVALEIDLDHWLLNIFDSSLGSISTNELNRHLEMWEKLLPNLLLQAGLFESHDMILLPQLTASESQVRNFTSKVMDRAVVPQTKTSGNCGMYVIEHIEHSMLETTFDNVHDENMKKFRERWCVDLFYQNLA, translated from the exons ATGCCGTGTATTTTCCCAGCAGGAGTTATTGCTCGGTGGGAAGCTGCGGGTGATGACCAGGCTAACTATCAGTGGGACGAGGGCATATTAGATTTGATCCGAGGGGATGAAAGTCAATTCTTGGCCAGTTGGAAGAACAAGGAGAGAATATATATGGCCCTCTACTTCGATGGAGCAAAGCATTGGGTGGCATTAGAGATAGATCTGGATCATTGGTTGTTGAACATATTTGACTCCAGCCTCGGATCGATTTCCACGAACGAATTGAACCGTCACCTGGAAATGTGGGAAAAATTACTACCAAATTTGCTGCTGCAGGCTGGCCTATTCGAGAGTCATGACATGATCCTCTTGCCTCAACTTACCGCCTCAGAGAGCCAGGTCAGAAATTTCACTTCAAAAGTCATGGATCGGGCCGTTGTTCCACAGACAAAGACAAG CGGTAACTGCGGGATGTACGTGATAGAGCACATCGAGCATAGTATGCTGGAGACTACGTTTGATAATGTGCACGATGAGAATATGAAGAAATTTAGAGAGCGGTGGTGTGTAGATTTGTTTTACCAGAATTTAGCATGA